The Streptococcus pantholopis genome has a segment encoding these proteins:
- the rpsJ gene encoding 30S ribosomal protein S10: MANRKIRIRLKAYEHRTLDAAAEKIVETTARTGAAVAGPVPLPTERSLYTVIRATHKYKDSREQFEMRTHKRLIDIINPTQKTVDALMKLDLPSGVNVEIKL; the protein is encoded by the coding sequence ATGGCAAATAGAAAAATCCGTATCCGCCTGAAGGCGTACGAACATCGCACATTGGACGCAGCGGCTGAAAAGATTGTTGAAACGACAGCGCGCACTGGTGCAGCAGTAGCCGGACCGGTTCCGCTGCCGACAGAACGCAGTCTTTACACTGTTATCCGCGCAACTCACAAGTATAAAGATTCTCGTGAACAGTTTGAAATGCGGACTCATAAGCGTTTGATTGATATTATCAATCCAACTCAGAAAACAGTGGATGCTTTGATGAAACTGGATCTGCCAAGCGGAGTTAATGTCGAAATCAAGCTTTAA
- the rplX gene encoding 50S ribosomal protein L24, protein MFVKKGDKVRVIAGKDRGVESVVLKALPKVNKVVVEGVAIVKKHQKPNAANPQGAIVEQEAPIDASNVQVLDKNGVAGRVGYKFVDGKKVRYNKKSGEVLD, encoded by the coding sequence ATGTTTGTAAAAAAAGGCGATAAGGTTCGCGTTATTGCTGGCAAGGACAGAGGAGTCGAATCCGTTGTTCTTAAAGCTCTTCCAAAAGTAAATAAGGTTGTTGTTGAAGGTGTTGCTATTGTTAAAAAACACCAAAAACCAAATGCAGCTAACCCTCAAGGTGCTATTGTTGAGCAAGAAGCGCCAATCGATGCATCAAATGTGCAAGTGCTGGATAAAAACGGTGTTGCAGGGCGTGTCGGCTACAAATTTGTTGATGGCAAAAAAGTCCGTTACAATAAAAAATCAGGCGAAGTGCTTGATTAA
- the rpsS gene encoding 30S ribosomal protein S19 yields the protein MGRSLKKGPFVDEHLMKKIEAQANDEKKKVIKTWSRRSTIFPSFIGYTIAVYDGRKHVPVYIQEDMVGHKLGEFAPTRTYKGHAADDKRTRR from the coding sequence ATGGGACGCAGTCTTAAAAAAGGCCCTTTCGTCGATGAGCACTTGATGAAAAAAATTGAAGCTCAGGCTAACGATGAAAAGAAAAAAGTTATTAAAACATGGTCACGTCGTTCAACGATTTTCCCTAGTTTTATTGGTTATACAATCGCTGTTTACGATGGCCGCAAACATGTTCCTGTCTATATTCAGGAAGACATGGTAGGCCATAAGCTAGGTGAATTTGCACCGACTAGAACTTACAAAGGTCACGCAGCTGACGATAAGAGAACACGTCGTTAA
- the rpsQ gene encoding 30S ribosomal protein S17, with protein sequence MERNKRKVLIGRVVSDKMDKTITVIVETKRNHPVYGKRINYSKKYKAHDENNLAKEGDIVRIMETRPLSATKHFRLVEVIEKAVII encoded by the coding sequence ATGGAACGTAATAAACGTAAAGTTCTTATTGGACGTGTTGTGTCTGATAAGATGGACAAAACAATTACTGTTATAGTTGAAACCAAGCGTAATCACCCAGTCTATGGCAAGCGTATCAACTATTCAAAGAAATATAAAGCACATGATGAAAACAACCTCGCTAAAGAAGGCGATATCGTTCGTATCATGGAAACTCGTCCGCTGTCGGCTACAAAACATTTCCGTCTTGTCGAAGTGATCGAGAAAGCTGTTATTATCTAA
- the thrC gene encoding threonine synthase: protein MTLIYQSTRDEKNRVTASKAILQGLAADGGLFTPLSVPKLNLNFDQLQHASYQEVAKLILSAFLDDFTEEELDYCITSAYDAKFDTPAIAPLVKLKGQYHLELFHGSTIAFKDMALSILPYLLTTAAKKQGVDNKIVILTATSGDTGKAAMAGFADVPGTEIIVFYPKGGVSKIQELQMTTQKGSNTHVIAIEGNFDDAQTRVKEMFNNPNLRQELLEHHMQFSSANSMNIGRLVPQIVYYVYAYAQLVKTGEIKAGEAINVAVPTGNFGNILAAYYAYQIGLPIGKLICASNENKVLTDFFESGIYDKKRDFRVTTSPSMDILVSSNLERLLFHLLGNDAAATKSLMDNLAKQGEYSLAKVNQSIFDLFAAGFATEDETAAEIKRLYDLSGYIEDPHTAVASAVYQTYAERSGDQRPAVIVSTASPYKFPRVAVEAVTGKDAADDFAAVGELHTLSGVDIPQAVAGLEKADVRHKRVVAVKAMQEAVENCLGLS from the coding sequence ATGACCTTAATCTATCAATCAACACGCGATGAAAAAAACAGAGTAACGGCCAGTAAGGCTATCCTGCAGGGGTTAGCTGCTGATGGAGGCCTTTTCACTCCTTTGTCAGTTCCAAAGCTCAATCTCAACTTTGACCAACTGCAGCATGCTTCTTATCAAGAAGTGGCTAAATTGATTTTGTCTGCTTTTCTGGATGATTTTACAGAAGAAGAACTTGATTACTGTATCACATCTGCCTATGATGCGAAATTTGATACACCCGCTATTGCTCCGCTTGTTAAGCTAAAGGGACAGTATCATTTGGAGCTGTTTCATGGCTCGACTATTGCGTTTAAAGATATGGCACTTTCTATTTTGCCGTATTTGCTGACAACAGCTGCAAAAAAACAAGGAGTGGACAATAAAATTGTTATCCTGACAGCGACATCAGGGGATACGGGAAAGGCGGCCATGGCTGGTTTTGCTGATGTCCCAGGGACAGAAATCATAGTCTTTTACCCTAAAGGCGGGGTGAGCAAAATCCAAGAGCTGCAGATGACGACTCAAAAAGGATCCAACACGCATGTTATCGCTATAGAAGGGAATTTCGATGATGCGCAGACTAGGGTTAAAGAGATGTTCAATAACCCAAATTTACGGCAGGAGCTTCTGGAGCATCATATGCAGTTCTCTTCGGCGAATTCAATGAATATCGGCCGCTTGGTGCCGCAGATTGTCTATTATGTTTATGCTTATGCCCAGCTTGTCAAGACAGGAGAGATTAAAGCCGGAGAGGCCATTAATGTCGCGGTCCCAACAGGTAATTTTGGCAATATTTTAGCGGCTTATTATGCCTATCAAATCGGACTGCCTATCGGCAAACTGATCTGTGCTTCAAATGAAAACAAGGTCTTAACCGACTTTTTTGAGAGCGGAATCTATGATAAAAAACGTGATTTTCGGGTGACGACCAGCCCTTCTATGGATATCCTTGTCTCCTCCAATTTGGAACGCCTGCTTTTCCATCTGCTCGGCAATGATGCCGCAGCAACAAAAAGCTTGATGGATAACTTAGCTAAACAGGGGGAGTACAGTTTGGCTAAGGTCAATCAAAGTATTTTTGATTTATTTGCGGCGGGCTTTGCGACAGAAGACGAGACTGCTGCTGAAATTAAGCGTCTCTATGATCTTTCAGGCTATATTGAGGATCCTCATACAGCGGTGGCCTCTGCCGTTTACCAGACTTATGCGGAGCGTTCAGGGGACCAAAGACCTGCCGTTATCGTCTCAACAGCCAGTCCCTATAAGTTTCCGCGTGTCGCAGTGGAAGCAGTGACAGGTAAAGATGCAGCTGATGATTTCGCTGCAGTAGGCGAGCTGCACACCTTATCAGGTGTTGACATTCCTCAGGCAGTTGCCGGTTTGGAAAAGGCGGATGTCCGCCATAAAAGGGTTGTCGCTGTTAAGGCCATGCAGGAGGCCGTCGAGAATTGTCTGGGGCTTTCTTAA
- a CDS encoding MATE family efflux transporter produces the protein MNSKKKIIRLALPAMGENFLQMLMGIADNYLVAQVGLAAVSGVSVANNIITVYQALFIALGSAVSSLIAKSYGERDDAKIRHYQAESVFITLVLGLVLGLFSLLFGRTVLRILGTAPPVTQEGGLYLIIVGGLVISLALMITFGALLRAQGKFVLPMTVSLLINFLNAFLSAWAVFVFKWGVAGVAGATVFSRLLGVIILGSQLPLKEIFRQLRPRADKDLLGLALPAAAERLMMRAGDIVVVALVVQFGTAVVAGNAIGETLTQFNYMPGMGVATAAVILVAHSLGEGNEKEIQALVRDSYLISLVLMLLIGTLTFFCGRYLTYLFTSDTGAVQASLVVLFFSFIGSPATAGTLIFTAVWQGLGQAKLPLYATTVGMWLIRVVLGYVLGLWLGLGLSGVWLATLMDNLFRWLFLYYKYKRYMQKRSR, from the coding sequence ATGAATTCAAAAAAGAAAATTATTAGACTGGCTTTGCCGGCTATGGGAGAAAATTTTCTGCAGATGCTTATGGGGATTGCAGATAATTATCTGGTAGCTCAGGTGGGTTTGGCCGCTGTTTCCGGCGTATCAGTTGCTAATAATATCATTACTGTTTATCAAGCGCTTTTTATTGCTCTTGGCAGCGCGGTCTCCAGTCTGATAGCTAAGAGCTACGGTGAAAGAGATGATGCAAAAATCAGGCACTATCAAGCCGAATCTGTTTTTATAACACTTGTCTTAGGTCTTGTTTTAGGTCTGTTCTCCCTGCTGTTTGGCAGAACGGTTTTACGGATATTAGGAACTGCCCCTCCTGTGACACAGGAGGGCGGTCTTTACTTGATAATTGTGGGGGGCTTGGTGATAAGTCTCGCTTTGATGATAACTTTTGGGGCCCTTTTACGGGCACAGGGGAAGTTTGTGCTGCCCATGACGGTCAGTTTATTGATTAATTTTCTGAACGCTTTTTTGTCCGCCTGGGCTGTCTTCGTTTTTAAATGGGGAGTGGCAGGAGTTGCCGGAGCGACAGTTTTTTCCCGCCTGTTGGGAGTTATTATCTTAGGTAGCCAGCTCCCTCTTAAAGAGATTTTTAGGCAGCTACGGCCAAGAGCAGATAAAGACTTACTTGGCCTGGCCCTGCCTGCCGCAGCTGAACGTTTAATGATGCGTGCTGGTGACATTGTTGTGGTAGCCCTAGTCGTTCAGTTTGGTACAGCAGTTGTTGCCGGTAATGCTATCGGGGAGACCTTGACTCAGTTTAATTATATGCCCGGTATGGGTGTGGCAACGGCAGCTGTAATATTGGTTGCCCATAGTCTTGGTGAGGGGAATGAAAAAGAAATTCAGGCTTTAGTCAGAGATTCTTATCTGATTTCTCTGGTTTTGATGCTGCTGATTGGGACCTTGACCTTTTTCTGCGGCCGATATTTAACCTATCTCTTTACATCAGATACAGGAGCAGTTCAGGCCAGCTTAGTTGTGTTATTTTTCTCTTTTATCGGCAGTCCTGCTACTGCCGGGACCTTGATTTTTACAGCTGTCTGGCAGGGGCTTGGACAGGCAAAGCTTCCCTTGTACGCGACAACTGTCGGAATGTGGCTGATTCGGGTAGTGCTCGGCTACGTTTTGGGCCTTTGGCTGGGTTTAGGTCTTTCTGGTGTTTGGCTGGCTACGCTTATGGATAATTTGTTTAGGTGGCTGTTCCTCTATTACAAATACAAACGGTATATGCAAAAGAGAAGTAGGTAA
- the rplP gene encoding 50S ribosomal protein L16, producing the protein MLVPKRVKHRREFRGKMRGEAKGGKQVDFGEYGLQATSSHWISNRQIEAARIAMTRYMKRGGKVWIKIFPHKSYTAKAIGVRMGSGKGAPEGWVAPVKRGKVMFEVAGVSEEVAREALRLASHKLPVKTKFVKREAE; encoded by the coding sequence ATGTTAGTACCTAAACGTGTTAAACACCGCCGCGAATTTCGCGGAAAAATGCGTGGTGAGGCTAAAGGCGGCAAACAAGTCGATTTTGGTGAATACGGTCTTCAGGCAACAAGCAGCCACTGGATTTCCAACCGCCAAATTGAAGCTGCCCGTATTGCTATGACACGCTACATGAAACGTGGCGGTAAAGTTTGGATTAAAATTTTCCCTCATAAATCATACACCGCAAAAGCAATCGGTGTACGTATGGGATCTGGTAAAGGGGCACCTGAAGGCTGGGTGGCACCAGTTAAACGCGGCAAAGTAATGTTTGAAGTTGCAGGTGTTTCTGAAGAAGTGGCGCGTGAAGCCCTTCGTCTGGCCAGTCACAAGCTGCCGGTTAAAACTAAATTCGTAAAACGTGAAGCAGAGTAA
- a CDS encoding helix-turn-helix domain-containing protein, translating to MVLDHIKEFIVLAKTENYSEAAEQTFISQSSLSKHIQFGS from the coding sequence ATGGTCCTCGATCATATTAAGGAATTTATTGTATTGGCTAAAACAGAGAATTATTCAGAAGCCGCTGAACAAACATTTATTTCCCAGTCCAGTCTGTCTAAGCATATTCAGTTTGGGAGCTGA
- a CDS encoding 50S ribosomal protein L23 produces the protein MNLYDVIKKPVITEKATYDLESGKYTFEVDTRAHKLLIKQAIEAAFEGVKVASVNTINVKPKAKRVGRYTGFTNKTKKAIVTLTADSKSIDLFETEAE, from the coding sequence ATGAATTTATACGATGTCATTAAAAAGCCCGTTATTACCGAAAAAGCAACCTATGATTTAGAATCAGGGAAGTATACTTTTGAGGTTGACACACGTGCGCACAAACTCTTGATTAAACAAGCTATTGAAGCTGCTTTTGAAGGTGTTAAGGTTGCCAGTGTTAACACGATTAACGTTAAACCTAAAGCTAAACGTGTCGGCCGCTATACCGGCTTTACAAACAAGACTAAGAAAGCTATTGTCACACTGACAGCTGATTCTAAATCAATCGATTTATTTGAAACAGAAGCTGAATAA
- a CDS encoding type Z 30S ribosomal protein S14, with protein MAKKSMIAKSKRPAKFSTQAYTRCERCGRPHSVYRKFKLCRVCFRELAYKGQIPGVTKASW; from the coding sequence TTGGCTAAAAAATCAATGATTGCTAAGAGCAAGCGACCTGCAAAGTTCTCAACGCAGGCTTATACACGCTGCGAACGCTGCGGACGGCCCCACTCGGTTTACCGCAAATTCAAACTTTGCCGTGTTTGCTTCCGTGAATTGGCTTATAAAGGCCAAATTCCAGGTGTAACAAAAGCTTCTTGGTAA
- the rplD gene encoding 50S ribosomal protein L4, with translation MANVKLFDQTGKEVSEITLNDAVFGIEPNEAVVFDVLISQRASLRQGTHAVKNRSAVRGGGRKPWRQKGTGRARQGSIRAPQWRGGGVVFGPTPRSYAYKLPQKVRRLALKSVYSAKVAEDKLIAVDALSFAAPKTAEFAKTLAALNVDSKILVILEEGNRFAELSARNLPGVAVATAETASVLDIVNSDKILVTKEAISKIEEVLA, from the coding sequence ATGGCCAACGTAAAACTATTTGACCAGACTGGTAAAGAAGTCAGCGAAATCACTTTAAACGATGCTGTTTTTGGTATTGAACCGAATGAAGCGGTTGTTTTTGATGTCTTAATCAGCCAGCGTGCCAGCCTACGCCAAGGGACGCATGCAGTGAAAAACCGTTCTGCAGTGCGCGGCGGCGGACGTAAACCGTGGCGCCAAAAAGGTACCGGGCGTGCCCGTCAAGGTTCTATCCGTGCTCCGCAATGGCGCGGCGGCGGTGTTGTCTTTGGACCGACTCCGCGTTCATATGCTTATAAGCTTCCGCAAAAAGTTCGCCGGCTTGCTTTGAAGTCCGTTTATTCGGCGAAAGTTGCTGAAGATAAATTGATTGCTGTAGACGCTCTTTCATTCGCAGCTCCTAAAACTGCTGAGTTTGCAAAAACTCTCGCTGCGCTTAATGTTGATTCAAAAATTCTTGTTATCCTTGAAGAAGGTAATCGTTTTGCTGAACTGTCAGCCCGCAATCTTCCGGGTGTAGCGGTGGCTACAGCAGAGACCGCAAGTGTTCTTGATATTGTTAACAGTGACAAGATTTTGGTTACTAAAGAAGCAATCTCTAAAATTGAGGAGGTTCTTGCATAA
- the rplB gene encoding 50S ribosomal protein L2, with protein sequence MGIKVYKPTTNGRRNMTSLDFAEITTTTPEKSLLVPLKSKAGRNNQGRITVRHQGGGHKRHYRLIDFKRNKDGVEAVVKTIEYDPNRTANIALVHYTDGVKAYILAPKGLEVGHRIVSGPDADIKVGNALPLANIPVGTIVHNIELKPGRGAELIRAAGASAQVLGQEGKYVLVRLQSGEVRMILGTCRATIGTVGNEQQSLINVGKAGRSRWKGIRPTVRGSVMNPNDHPHGGGEGKAPVGRKAPSTPWGKPALGLKTRSKKAKSNKLIVRRRNEK encoded by the coding sequence GTGGGTATTAAAGTTTATAAACCAACGACAAATGGCCGTCGTAATATGACTTCTTTGGATTTTGCAGAAATCACTACAACAACTCCGGAGAAATCATTACTTGTTCCTTTGAAGAGCAAGGCCGGCCGCAATAACCAAGGCCGCATCACTGTCCGCCATCAGGGCGGGGGACATAAGCGCCACTACCGTTTGATTGACTTCAAACGTAATAAAGACGGCGTTGAAGCAGTTGTTAAGACAATTGAATATGATCCGAACCGTACAGCTAATATCGCTTTGGTGCACTATACAGATGGGGTAAAGGCCTATATTCTTGCGCCGAAAGGCCTCGAAGTTGGGCACCGCATTGTATCCGGTCCTGATGCTGATATTAAGGTTGGGAATGCTCTGCCGTTAGCAAATATTCCGGTCGGTACTATTGTTCACAATATTGAACTTAAGCCAGGCAGAGGAGCTGAGCTTATCCGTGCTGCCGGCGCATCAGCCCAAGTGCTGGGGCAGGAGGGCAAATACGTGCTTGTACGCCTGCAGTCAGGCGAAGTTCGGATGATTCTGGGCACTTGCCGGGCAACAATAGGTACTGTCGGGAATGAACAGCAAAGCCTAATCAATGTCGGTAAGGCTGGGCGCAGCCGCTGGAAAGGGATTCGCCCTACAGTTCGCGGTTCCGTAATGAACCCTAATGACCACCCGCACGGTGGTGGTGAAGGTAAAGCGCCGGTTGGACGCAAAGCGCCTTCTACTCCATGGGGCAAACCTGCACTGGGCTTGAAAACACGGAGTAAAAAAGCTAAATCTAATAAACTTATTGTTCGTCGCCGTAACGAAAAATAG
- the rplN gene encoding 50S ribosomal protein L14, with the protein MIQQETRLKVADNSGAREILTIKVLGGSGRKIANIGDVIVASVKQATPGGAVKKGDVVKAVIVRTKSGARRPDGSYIKFDENAAVIIRDDKTPRGTRIFGPVARELREGGYMRIVSLAPEVI; encoded by the coding sequence ATGATTCAACAAGAAACTCGCTTGAAAGTTGCTGATAATAGCGGTGCTCGTGAAATCCTGACTATTAAAGTACTTGGTGGTTCAGGACGAAAGATTGCTAATATCGGTGATGTTATCGTTGCTTCGGTAAAACAAGCTACTCCTGGTGGTGCTGTTAAAAAAGGTGATGTTGTTAAAGCTGTTATTGTTCGTACAAAATCAGGCGCTCGTCGCCCAGATGGTTCTTATATTAAATTTGACGAAAATGCAGCTGTTATCATCCGTGATGACAAGACACCTCGCGGGACTCGTATCTTTGGTCCGGTTGCCCGCGAATTGCGTGAAGGCGGCTATATGAGGATCGTTTCTCTGGCACCGGAAGTTATTTAA
- the rpsH gene encoding 30S ribosomal protein S8: protein MVMTDPIADFLTRIRNANQEKHEMLEAPASNIKKGIAEILKREGFIKNVEIIEDNKQGIIRVFLKYGPNGERVITNLKRISKPGLRVYAKRRDVPKVLNGLGTAIISTSEGLLTDKEARQKNVGGEVIAYIW, encoded by the coding sequence ATGGTTATGACTGACCCAATTGCAGACTTCTTGACACGCATCCGCAATGCCAATCAAGAAAAGCATGAAATGCTTGAGGCGCCTGCATCTAATATCAAAAAAGGGATTGCTGAAATCCTCAAACGCGAAGGCTTCATAAAAAATGTTGAAATTATTGAAGACAACAAGCAAGGCATTATTCGTGTTTTCTTAAAATACGGGCCCAACGGTGAACGTGTCATCACTAATTTGAAACGTATTTCAAAACCAGGCCTGCGTGTCTACGCCAAAAGGAGAGACGTTCCTAAGGTTCTTAACGGACTTGGAACTGCAATCATCTCAACATCAGAAGGTCTTTTGACGGATAAAGAAGCCCGCCAAAAGAATGTTGGCGGAGAAGTTATTGCTTATATCTGGTAA
- the rpsC gene encoding 30S ribosomal protein S3, producing the protein MGQKVHPIGMRVGIIRDWDAKWYAEKEYADYLHEDLAIRKFINKELADASVSTIEIERAVNKVIVTVHTAKPGMVIGKGGSNVDALRAQLNKLTGKQVHINIIEIKAPDLDAHLVGENIARQLEQRVAFRRAQKQAIQRTMRAGAKGIKTQVSGRLNGADIARSEGYSEGTVPLHTLRADIDYAWEEADTTYGKLGVKVWIYRGEVLPERKNTKGGK; encoded by the coding sequence GTGGGTCAAAAAGTACATCCAATTGGTATGCGTGTCGGAATCATCCGTGACTGGGATGCGAAATGGTATGCTGAAAAAGAATACGCGGATTACCTTCATGAAGATCTGGCGATCCGTAAATTTATCAACAAAGAATTGGCAGATGCTTCAGTTTCTACCATTGAAATTGAGCGTGCTGTCAATAAAGTAATTGTAACAGTTCATACTGCTAAGCCTGGTATGGTTATCGGGAAAGGCGGTTCTAATGTTGATGCTCTTCGTGCACAGCTTAATAAACTGACAGGTAAGCAAGTACACATCAATATTATTGAAATTAAAGCACCGGACCTCGATGCTCATCTCGTCGGCGAAAATATTGCCCGTCAGCTCGAGCAGCGTGTTGCTTTCCGCCGTGCTCAAAAACAAGCTATTCAGCGGACAATGCGTGCGGGAGCTAAAGGAATTAAAACTCAAGTTTCCGGCCGTTTAAACGGTGCTGATATTGCGCGGAGCGAAGGCTACTCTGAAGGAACAGTTCCGCTTCACACGCTTCGTGCTGATATTGATTATGCTTGGGAAGAAGCTGACACAACCTATGGTAAACTCGGTGTTAAAGTCTGGATTTACCGCGGCGAGGTTCTTCCTGAACGTAAAAACACTAAAGGAGGGAAATAA
- the rplC gene encoding 50S ribosomal protein L3 translates to MTKGILGKKVGMTQIFTENGEFIPVTVIEATPNVVLQVKTVETDGYEAVQVGFDDKRQVLSNKPAQGHAAKADTAPKRFIREFKNIEGLEVGQEITVDTFEAGDVVDVTGTTKGKGFQGAIKRHGQSRGPMSHGSRYHRRPGSMGPVDPNRVFKGKKLAGQMGGNRVTVQNLEVVQVIPEKNAILIKGNVPGAKKSLVIIKSAVKAAK, encoded by the coding sequence ATGACAAAAGGAATCTTAGGGAAAAAAGTGGGAATGACTCAAATCTTCACGGAAAACGGTGAATTTATTCCTGTAACGGTCATTGAAGCGACACCGAATGTCGTTCTTCAGGTTAAAACTGTTGAAACAGACGGCTATGAAGCTGTTCAAGTCGGTTTTGATGACAAACGTCAAGTGCTGAGTAACAAACCCGCTCAAGGCCATGCAGCAAAAGCTGACACAGCTCCTAAGCGCTTCATTCGTGAATTCAAAAACATTGAAGGCTTGGAAGTTGGTCAGGAAATTACAGTTGATACTTTCGAAGCCGGTGATGTAGTTGATGTCACTGGGACAACAAAAGGAAAAGGTTTTCAAGGGGCGATTAAGCGCCATGGACAATCACGCGGTCCTATGTCACACGGTTCGCGCTATCACCGCCGTCCGGGCTCTATGGGGCCGGTTGATCCTAACCGTGTCTTCAAGGGTAAGAAATTGGCAGGACAAATGGGCGGTAACCGTGTAACTGTGCAAAACCTCGAAGTGGTGCAAGTGATTCCGGAGAAAAATGCTATCCTTATTAAAGGAAATGTGCCGGGGGCTAAAAAATCTCTTGTTATCATCAAATCAGCAGTTAAAGCTGCTAAATAA
- the rpmC gene encoding 50S ribosomal protein L29, producing MKLQEIKDFVKELRGLSQEELAKKENELKKELFDLRFQAAAGQLDQTARLREVKKQIARVKTVQAETKE from the coding sequence ATGAAACTTCAAGAAATTAAAGATTTTGTTAAAGAGCTTCGTGGCTTGTCTCAAGAAGAGCTTGCTAAAAAAGAAAACGAACTCAAAAAAGAATTATTTGACCTTCGTTTCCAAGCTGCAGCAGGTCAGCTTGATCAAACTGCACGTTTGCGCGAAGTAAAAAAACAAATTGCCCGTGTTAAGACTGTGCAGGCTGAAACGAAAGAATAG
- the rplV gene encoding 50S ribosomal protein L22 produces the protein MAEITSAKAMARTVRVSPRKTRLVLDLIRGKNVADAIAILKFTPNKAARVVEKTLNSAIANAENNFGLEKADLVVSETFANEGPTMKRFRPRAKGSASPINKRTTHVTVVVAEK, from the coding sequence ATGGCAGAAATTACTTCAGCTAAAGCAATGGCTCGTACAGTGCGTGTTTCGCCTCGGAAAACACGTCTTGTGCTTGATCTTATTCGAGGGAAAAATGTTGCTGACGCAATTGCAATTTTAAAGTTTACACCTAATAAAGCCGCTCGTGTGGTTGAAAAAACCCTTAATTCAGCCATCGCCAATGCAGAAAACAACTTTGGTTTAGAGAAGGCTGATTTAGTGGTATCTGAAACATTCGCTAATGAGGGACCGACGATGAAACGTTTCCGTCCCCGTGCGAAAGGGTCGGCTTCGCCGATTAACAAACGGACAACTCACGTTACTGTAGTTGTAGCAGAAAAATAA
- the rplE gene encoding 50S ribosomal protein L5 has protein sequence MANRLKEKYVNEVVPALTEKFNYTSVMAVPKVEKIVLNMGVGDAVSNAKNLEKAAEELALISGQKPLITRAKKSIAGFRLREGVAIGAKVTLRGERMYDFLDKLVTVSLPRVRDFHGVSTKSFDGRGNYTLGVREQLIFPEINFDNVDKVRGLDIVIVTTANTDEESRELLTGLGMPFAK, from the coding sequence ATGGCAAATCGCTTAAAAGAAAAATATGTTAATGAAGTTGTTCCTGCTTTGACAGAAAAGTTTAACTACACTTCTGTGATGGCTGTGCCTAAAGTTGAGAAGATCGTTCTCAATATGGGTGTGGGTGACGCTGTTTCAAATGCGAAGAACCTTGAAAAAGCAGCTGAAGAATTAGCTCTTATTTCAGGACAAAAACCGTTGATTACCAGAGCTAAAAAATCAATTGCTGGCTTCCGTCTTCGTGAAGGTGTCGCAATTGGTGCAAAAGTTACTCTTCGCGGTGAACGGATGTATGATTTCTTAGATAAATTGGTAACTGTTTCACTGCCGCGTGTCCGTGATTTCCACGGTGTTTCCACAAAGTCTTTTGACGGCCGCGGCAACTATACACTTGGTGTGAGAGAACAGCTGATTTTCCCTGAAATTAATTTTGACAATGTTGATAAGGTTCGCGGGCTGGATATCGTCATTGTTACTACTGCCAATACTGATGAAGAATCACGTGAATTGCTGACAGGTCTTGGCATGCCTTTTGCGAAATAA